Part of the Suricata suricatta isolate VVHF042 chromosome 8, meerkat_22Aug2017_6uvM2_HiC, whole genome shotgun sequence genome, GGCGACAgggcatgggggggtgggggggtgaaggAGATGGGCGGGGCCAGCGTGTTGCTCTCTGTCGGTCTGGGCTTCCTGTCCCCTCGAAGCTTACTTTTGCGCCTCAAGACCCCAAGACCCACACGTCCCTGCTGACCCAAACCAAGAGGAACTTCCTCACCTCTTGCCCCAAATCCCTcccctctggaaaaaaaaaatcatcggATACTCTGcgtataaatagaaaataattactaGTGAGGTGGTAATGTTCCTTCGCCTATTTTTGGTGGGTCtctttgttcagatttttttaagcAGGCGCCCGGAGCGCGTGCATCCACACGAGCACACATGGGCCCCCGCCGGAGGTGTGGggagggtgtgtgtctgtgtgggggggggggcacatggCGACCCCCTTTGCCCACACTCGGCAAGAAGATCGAACTAGCTAGCGCCCAGCCATGCAGCTGCTCCAAGACCGCCGGTAGCTCTTCAACCCAGCCCGCCCAGACCTCCCGCCAACCCAGGCCTCCGTCGGGGCTGGGGGCTGCGTCCTCCGCCTCCAAAGTTACTGGGTTATGCGAATCAATttagacacttttaaaaaaagcaaaaggcaaataGCTCCATTAATCCCCAAATGCCTTCTCCCATCTGCTGCGACTTGCCTGCGCGGGGACTTGCATAATGAATAAGGCAACAGGGAAAGTTGAcgaatgggggggcgggggaccaCGGGGGGCTCCCGCCCTTAGACTCCGCGCCGACCCCTGCAAAAGACACAGCGGGCGGCCGAGACCTTGGCCCCCAGCGGGGAGAGGTGGCCACAGCGGAAAGGGGCGAGGGGTCTGGGCGGCGGGGAGGCAACTGAGGTTCCAATTCCAGGGACCTGGCAGCTCTGGGAGAGAGAGGCGGCCCCTCCAGGCAAGGCTTTTGTTCtcgccctcccctctctctctctctccacctccctcgcCTCTTTTTCGCGAGCCTTACGAGTTGCAGGCGGCAcacactccttccctccctccctcacacgcgcgcgcgcgcgcgggcTCACACACGCCCCCCTTCCCTTTCGGGCCGCCTGCCCTGTTTACCTAGAAGCTAGGATCTGGAATCCGAGGAGCAGGCCCCCTCCCCAAAACCCAAGACTCCGGGCCACGGGCACGCGGCAGTGTTTGTTTCAGATCCGTTTCAATCCTAGGCAGGAGCGGGCGGAGGGAGGGTGAAGGGTACGGAGAccaccccccacatacacacGCGCGCTCAAATCCACACCTGTGCGGAGCCCAGCGCCCCCTCTCCGCGCTCGGAGCCGAAGTTGGCTTCCCGGGCGACCTCCCCTAGCGGAGacgcggggggtgggggaagcgCCATTGCCCGGGGAaaggtggagagggaagaggagggagagaggcgcCTGGAGGGGAGCCGGcgggggaggtgggcggggggaaAGGCAGCCCACCTGGACATGTGCTCCCTTTGGGGCCGGTGCGCTTTCTCCAGCCCCAGCTTGGTGAAGATGCCTACTAGCACCATGACGGCCACCACCCCGCAGATGATGTAAACGATCAGGTTGGTCTTGTCCTTGGTGGGGTCGTGCAGGGGGTCGTCCTTGCGCGCGGGGGGCTTGCCGGTGTTCAGCCACAGCGGGGTGTCGTAGTTGGTGCAGGTGCTCTGGTTCAGTCGCCGCTTCTTAAACGTGCAGCAGAACCGGAAGCCACAAGTCCCGCAGCAGAAGATGAAGTCGCCCGAGCTGCAGTTGAACGGCGGGTCCCACTGGCCCATGACATCGAAGTAGCCCCGGCAGAAGTCCGGCGTGGGCGCCCGGGTCGGGGGCGCGTCCGAGACCCCCGCGCCCTCGCCGGCCTCTCCGGAGGCGGCCCCGGAGCGGTTGCCCCCAGCCAGCACTAGCACGCCGCCCAGCTGCGCNNNNNNNNNNNNNNNNNNNNNNNNNNNNNNNNNNNNNNNNNNNNNNNNNNNNNNNNNNNNNNNNNNNNNNNNNNNNNNNNNNNNNNNNNNNNNNNNNNNNtttttttttttttttttttactgtgaaacATTTTACATGTACAAAAAATCCTTGAAAGAAGGATAAAAATGTCTTTAGGGTTTGTCACTCCTGGGACCACTCCTTTTGGGGCCAATTCATTCTCGGTTGGGTGGGCTGTTGTGTGCATCCTAGGGTGTCTGGCGGCTTGCTTTGACTCCACCCACTAGGTGCCAGTTGCACCCACCTTACAACCCAGCtgtgacagttaaaaaaaaaagtgtcctccGTCTTAGCCACATGTCATCCGGGGGTAGAATCACCCCCAGTTGAGAGTCCCTAATCTAGGCCACACAATTCTTAGTGTCTtgtcatatttgctttattacattctctgtattttcactttctctctccctctcaccctttctttttcctgtgtttcttggctgaaatatttgaaaagagatTGCAGAAATGGCATTTCATCCCTAAATACTCCAGCGTGGATCCCCTAAGAACAAGGACATTCCCCCACAAAGCACAGGACCCGGATCACCCTCCTGAAGAAGGACAGAAACTCTGTAATACCGTCAAATAGCCAATCATGGTAGCATCCTCCGGGTCATGACCAAAAATGTCCTTTCGAGCTTAGACTTCCAAACTCGGATCCAGTCAAGGCTCACTGCATCTGGCTGTGAAATTTCTTCAGTCTCTGTTCTGTATTGTGTTTGAAAATCAACCTAGAACCAaggagatttcacataaaaatccagatCTCTGACTTCTGAGAAATGGGTAGTTCCGACAACACTGGACGTGCATTTTCCCAGGGAAGCTGTTGGTTGCCACCAAGTGGTGACTTCCCTCTTTAGGAGGCTCTCAGGTTCGcctccttctccacccccaccctgttcACTTAGTGCTGGTCCGTGCAGTCCTTGGAGACGCAGTCAGAGCGACCTCAAGTCAGACGGCCTGAGATTCCATACAGCCCAGCCGCTtgagagctgtgtgaccttgggaaagttacttcacctctctgagttttAGATTCTTGTAGGTAAAATGAGACCATGATGATCTCTATGTCCTAGGCTTGTGCAAGGTTTCACCCGACTGGGCTTGGGAGACTCTTTATGGGCACAGGGCCTCTTTATGGTCATTGCTCAGCAGCGTTTACCCTTTTGCCATCACCCTTATTATTGGAATTTTCTACCCCTTAGCTGTCAACGGGGCAAACGTTGTAGTCTGAAACTCAGTACCTAGCCCTTGCTCTGCTACATGtttccagctgtgtgacattggtCAGTCTCCTAAATCTTTCAAAGTTAAGCAGCAGAGGGTCACAGGCTCAGAATAGGAGAGAAGACCCAGGTATGGCTACATCGAACGCCTTGCAGTGTGTTGGCCTGGGTGATATTAAAGAACTTTTGTCCAgcctgccatttaaaaaaattttttattactgtgtttttttaatttattcttgagagacagagacaacacgaacaagggagggtcagagagagaaagagagagagagagagatacagaatctgaagtaggcctcaggctctgagctagctgtcagcacagagcccgatgcggggctcgaacccatgaaccgtgagatcatgatctgagccgaagccggacgcttaaccaactgagccacccaggtgctcccagcctGCCATTTTGCCATGAGCTTGGGTGTAAATTCTCATTTAAATTCAGGTCCTGCCCCGGTGAGGCAGGCCTGATGACAGTGTGCCTTTTAAGAGGCACAGATTATTTTCCATGAGGATGAACAAAGTCctggggagtggaggaggagtcAGATTTCAAACCCAAATAGTCTGAGGCCAGAGCACAGGTCCTTGACCACTAGGCTGCATGGCCTTTGAGCAGACGCATGCAGGACTTCTATGTTCTCAGATCACACAGAAGtgctttctcttctgcaaatgACAACACATGCAGCGGGGTCAGTTCAAGGAGCCGTCGCAAGATCAAGACCAGGGATGTCTTGATCCTCCAAGGTCAGCGCCCTTGGAGGAGACATTGATGAGACATGACCTTGGGGGCAGGAATGCATGTTTGAAGCGCCTTACACTTGAAGCCAGTAGGGAACACTTGCCATTATTTTGCCCACCTTCTGACAGAATCAGAAATCCAAGTGGCAAATTACATAGCGCAGTGTCCTGTGTGTTTCAAACATGCTTCAGAAGAGATGGAGTCCCTTTTAAAGAAGTGGCATCGAGCGATAAATGCCTTCccttcatttgtcttttctctcttctgcctgctTCCCCTTTTTCGTGCACATCTGCGGTCACCCTTTGGCTTTGACTGGCTCCCCAGGTTGGGGGAACCCTTGCAGGTGTATCTTGTTGGCCATGGAGACGtctttataaattctttctcatggctggtTACTTCTCTGGGCAGTGGAGTCTCTGCATTTTAGCAGCCGCCTTCAGTGGGGTATAATTTACACAATCAAAGGCACCCATTTGAAGTTAAAGTGCAGTTGGAGGAGCTTTGCCTATACCTGTGTAACCACcactccagaaagttccctcatgccCCTGGCTCTTGcgttcttgaaaaaataaaagatgctccTGGTACAAGAGGAAGTGCTCAGGAATCCTATTCAAGTGTTTAGATGTCAGAACATAGTTTAGACCTTGGGACTCCTGGAAGCTTTGAAAGCAAGATGCGGAGGTGCTGAGCTCTGTTTGGGATGTTGGGGTCTTTTATTTGCTCACCATAATTGGAAAGTGAAGGAACACCGtattctctttttgttcctcAAATATGTCAAGTTCATTGCTATCTTGGAGCTGTTGTGTTGGCTTGGCTTGAGTTCTCCTCCGTCGGACCTCACATGCTGGCTTCCTTGCCATTGagatctcagctcaaatgtcgCTTTCTCTGAGAAGCCATCCCTGATGACCTAGGCTGTCACCACTGCCCGCCCCTCCAGCCCATCGCTTGGTGTTACTCACTTCATTTCACAGTAAATCCTAAAATTAACTTGTTAATTTACCAGTTTGTTAGTTCATTATCTGTCTCTTTGCATTACTGTCCACAGTAAGGAGTGCGGGGACACCAAATCTCTTCTGTCATAgcctcagtgcctggaacagtgtctggcacagaggaaTTTGGGTGTCTGACATCATAGTTTACAAAAGAAAGTAtctccttttttattcattccttcattcacccattcatatattcatttaataggtatttattgagcacctatggCATACCGAGCACTGTTTTGAGAGCTGTAAGAGAACAATGATGGTACAGACACAATCCCTGAACTCAAAAAGCTAGTGATCAAATGGCCCGAGATAAGTAACACACAAGTTAAATTGAACCTTATGACATTGCTAACATTCAATCATCTTTGACCACAAAAATGACAATGTTTCAACATAATTATTCTGAAATGGGACAAGGAAAAGTATAGTCTCTTTAGTAAGATACCTATATTAGGgtttcccagagaaacagaacttatAGTATGGGTGTATAcatagagatatagatatatagatacatatatgtgtataaacagaaatatatgtgtatatatatatatatagagagagagagagatacatacaTTATGTGGATTTGTCATTAGAAAGTCTGAAGTCTGCAGACCTGACATGCCAGTTTTAAGGCTGTCAGGGAGGAAAATTCCCTTTTACTCAGGAGAGGGTTGGCCTTTTGTTTTGTGCATGCCCTCAACTGATTAGACGAGGCCCAACCAAATGATGGAGGGCAATCTGTTTTACTCAGTCTGTTCAATGTCAATGTTCATCTCATCCACACGCACATTCTCAGACACATCCAGAATGAGATTTGACCAAATATTTGGGCACCCTGTGGCCCTGCCAAGTGGACGCTTAAACTTTACCATTACAGTTCTTTTAGGAACCTACTACTCAGAGTGTATCCTGTGGACTGGCCTCATTTTCATTACCTGGGAGTTTGAGCAGAAGAATCTCATGCCTTGCCACAGACTTACTGAAATAGAATCGGCATTTAACAAGACCCCCTAGGTAGTGTAATGCACGTCGTTTGAGAAGCACCCAAACTATGTGCCACAAATAGATGGCAAATCCTTGGGAATTTGGTTTATATCACATAGTTGGTTATTTCCATTGTCTTATATATGAAGCTTTTTGGACACatgttttaacatgttttttaGTATGTACCTTAATCCATACACATTTGTTGTACTGATGAGTATGTGCACATACCAGTGAATCGTTATTAGGTACATTATAAAGCatccataaaaacattttaaactgacCTGAAGGCgcggtaaatattttaaaatttgtcagtAAGCTCAATGATGTCTTGCAATCATCAGCTAGCGTCAAAGCATGACTCTTGGGGATGAAACATTGCTAATAAGCAAtccatattttgaatatttttcatgagagttttgattatttttggcTGACTTTGATCATTGTTTTTAACCTTGTGACAAGCCAGCTGTTGGAGAGAAAGGGGCGAGTCACCTCAATTGTTTTCTAGTGCTTCCTCTATCAGTATTTTCTTCAGCCTGTGGTTTTGTTACGGGGATATTTTGAAGCCGCATGCCTGTTTGGTGAGGCTTAGTCTCTTTAAACCTAGACAATTGATCTGCATATCTCCTTTAGGGGGGCACAGGGCTGTCATATGGGGAATGTACCCCAGGGATGGTGCCGCTGCCAGTCACCATTCTTGGTCTGAGCTTCCTGAATCTCGCTGTCTGACGTGGGCATTTCCGGTGGGGGTGCCTGCATCCATACCCATATTGCATTGATCCCTCACTTTAACGACTAAAGAGCATACACAGGAGTTTTTGGATTTCCTGCCCTTATGCCAAATCGTTTTATGTGGTCCTTACAGTGAGTGGACTCTACTTTAAAGATTGCTTTTCCAGGATATGGAGGCCTCTTAAGACATCTCATCTCCATTGCACGCCCTGGGAAGGGCTGTCTTGGGGAAAGGCATCCTTGGCTTTTGGGCTGGATTTTCAGGAATTTCAGCCCTCTGGAAAAGCCCAGGGAACTGCACACGGCAGCGCTGACCAAGTTCGTGGTAGCTGCCCTGATAGCTTACTTTGCTAACCTCTTGAAAGCTCAAATATTTTGGAATTCTGGGGGGACTCCTTAGAGAATCTGGTGAAAGCTATGGCTTCTTGCTTGAGAAAAATGCACAAGCGAAATTTCCATTCAATTCTGGAGGGGTCCAGACACCCTCTCCCCCAAGCTCCTGATGAAAAACCTGTTTAGAAGTGAAAAAGGCAAACCAGGTTTGGAGGGCCTACTTTCTCCCCAAGttcccttccctgcagcccccctTGAGTTTCAGACTCTGCTTACAGCGTACAGTGAGGAAGGAGGCTGAACTCGGATTTCAGAGACCCTCAGGTTTATATCTCAGCCCCCGTGGAGATGCACCAGGTGACCTTGAACAGTGCTTTTGCTCCATAAAATGGGTAGGATAATCCTCACCTTGAATGCTCCCTTCCTTTTTGGCTACTCTCCAGCTTCATTGGCCTTTTGGCTTGTGCCTCAAATATCTGAACtctttcctgccccagggcctttgcacttgctgctcctGCTGCCAGAAAGGTTCTTCCCATCATCTTTACACGACCAACTCCTCCTTACCATTCAGGGCTCAGCTCAGATGTCAACTCCTCAGGAAAGCTTCTCCTgatcaccttctctctctctctctttagaattttggaaaagtgTACAATTAAGTGGTTTTAGTCATATTCGCAAAGTCGAGCAACTTTCACTACTAtctgattccagaacattttcatgatTGGAAGTCCGTTTACATTCCCCAGCCACTCCCCAGTCCTCCCTGtctccagcccctggccacccATGGTCtcctttctatctctatggattaGCCTATTCTGAACACTTGATGGAAGACCCTGTGGCTTCTTGGGTCGTCGGCAGGAGGCTCAGGTTTCCAGGTTCTGTCCATGTTGGAGCAGGTGTCAgtgcttccttccctttcatgGCTGAATCACATGCCACTGCATATCACACATTCTGTGTCCATTCATTAgctgctttgggttgtttccacgtgggctgttgtgaataatgctgctatgcaCCTGTGTCTCTTGATCATGTTaccctttttaatttatttaacatgcATGTGCTTTTTATCCTGTCCCCTAGAATCCAAGCTCTGGGGAGACCGTGATCTTGTGCATCTTGCACACTGTCTGTGTTCCCAGAGCTTTGACTagtgcccggcacatagtaggCGGTGactatttgttgagtgaatgaatgcacaAATGGATGGGAGCTGTGGTTACTCTCTTGTGTCTTGCACACTCAGTCTTTTCCTCTAATTCACGTGGACTCTTGCTGCGTTATCCGTATTTCACATCTGACACTTGTCACCTGCTCTGGTTTTTGGGCCATTGTCTCATTGTCCCCTGAGCAACCACTCAGTCCAGCTTGGGGCCTCTGTGAGCCTAACAGAGTCTCAGACTTGAATGTGCACCTGGAAACATAGGTGGCCTCCCCTGGAGTTTCTGTGTCAGTAGGTCTGGGTGGATCTGAAAATTTGCCTTTTAACGTGCTCCCGGGTGATGATGTTGCTGGTGGTTGGCAGATACTATTTGAGAATCAGtgctatggggggggggggagtaaatGTCAGCAAGCAGGCTGGCCTCTCTCAAACAGcgccccttccttctctgtctccctcaatgTGGACTCAGAGGGTTCCGGTTTGTTAAGAGCATGTGGATGTATCCTAATCCATGGCGGGATCACCGGTGGGCATGTGCCCTGAGAAGCCCTCCTTGGTCCAGGAGGAGGTGTGGATGAGGTGCCTATTGCCATGTTGTGTTTGGAGGCACAGAGGTGGTGGCCTTTTAGGGGCCTGTATAAGCAGGGCTGATATTCTTCTGCTTCACCATGAAACCACTGGGTAAAGGAGATTCACATTAGCCATTTGGCTGGCTCTCATGTGCAGAGGAAGAAACAATGAGGTTTGGGGTCAAAACACTCCTTGTGTCAAAGATGCACACCTCTGCAATTATACCTACAGTCAATCATAGATATTGTTCAAGGATAATCTTATCTCAGTAATGACACGGTAAAGCGtagtggaagaggaggaaatgtgGTGGTGAGGTCTGACCGTAGATGTGACATCTGTGTGACACTTAACCTCTGTTCTGCTCTCTGTGCAAACACTGAGCTGGTTTACCAAGTTTACATTGAATTGTGAAGGTCACTGTTGTGGTTGAATTCTGTACCCTCGCCCCGTAACAGAACCTTCTTTGAAGGCCCTAGAATGGGACTTGACTTAGATaaaggattttgcagatgtagTAACTTGAGGTGTGGTTGTCCTGGAGGAGGGTGTGCCCCTCACCCAGTATGCCTGATGTCCTTAAAAGCGGATCTTCGTGGGAAGACAGAGACTTTGGGAGACACACCAGGTGAAGATGAAGAGCTGGGTGAGGCTGCTGCAAGCTAGCAAATGGCAGCGATTTCCcgcagccaccagaagccaggaagaggcaagggaggAGTCCCCTaatatcttgatttcagacttctggcttccagaactttgACACAGTACCTTTCTGTGGTTGGAAGCCACTTAGTTTGGgatactttgttatagcagctgtgAGAAACTAATACAGTCACTCAACACCTCTcagcttgttttcttatttgtcaaaTGATAGTAAAAAGAATATTGACCCTTCAATGAGTGTCAAGGAGATGAAACGTGATGACAAAACCTAGTTGGTGACTCAGGTTGTAAGCTTGCCCTCCATCCCAGCGACTGACTAAGAGGGGCACCAGCCTGGGGGTGTGGATGGATTCCCCCAAATCCTCCCTAGCTACAGGAAACCCAGCGCACGCAGTGTATGGAGCTGTGAAGACGGACTCTTGTTCAAAGTCCTGCacaactggctgtgtgactttcagCAGGTTAATTTGCCTCTGAGACTTTGCTCATCTGCAAAGAAAGAGTAATAAACCTCATAACGTGTTTGTAAGCTGTTTAGTTGAATTAAGGCATGTAACATGATTAGTGTAACGTGATTGCTAATGATGGGCCATTGCTGTACGTGGAGTGTGGTATCAGGCGTTAGCTATGAAGGGGGACTAAGTTTATGGGGTGCAGACGCATTACATATATTCATCATTAAATCTGCTCCACAACTCTGCAAGGTGGGTGTTACTGCTAATTACACAGCTATTGTGAGCAACGTGTGGACTGTTTTGCATGAAGTCCTTATGTAATCTGTAATTGCAGTGATCTTTTTAACTTACTgatgtctttctctccctcctaccTCTAACAAGCCAGTAGCTCCGTGGAGTAAGGGGCCTTGTCCTCCAAAGCACAGTGCTCCGAACATAGCAGGTGCCGGTCATTGTGTTTGGAATGAACAGatttaaattctctctcctttcagggCCCTTGCAGATGTCATGAGGCCACAGGGCCACTGCAACACTGACCACATGGAGAGGGACCTCAACATTGTGGTTCATGTCCAGCATTACGAAAACATGGATACCCGAGCTCCCATAAATAATCTTCGTAAGTATAGCTGTGCGGTCCGTTTCCAGCCCCTCTGGTGACACAGGTAGCAGTCCTGTGTCCACATTTCATCCAGTGTGTTTCAGTTCACTAAGAGATTTTGTGTTTGTTGACCAGTTAGAAGTTTTCTTTCGCTCTCCGAGATGAAGCTAGCTGTGTTGGACATCATCAGCTTTCACTTGGTTGGTATCTCTGTTGAAAAAGAATGATCCTTGTGGTTGGTTTCATATGGTTGGTTCTTCTGTTAACTAATGGCCCTCTTGGTTGGCTCATCATGGGTAGTTAGTTAACCAATGAGTTacttggttgttttattttaaatagttcatCTATTTGGCAATAacccattttattcattcatcttgaGTGGGAAATCGATTAACCAATggtccatttgtttatttgtctgcTTCTTGAGGTGGACCGGTTGTGACCTTTAGGCTTTATGCCGGTTTCACTGAACAGAGAGTAGTTTGGAAGAATTTGatctctttttcataaaaatagagtTTTCTAAAAATCATCCCAAACAACTCTGTGTGcgtacacatgtgtgcacacacgcgtgTGTTTGCGTGTGGGGTGTTGAGTTGTGGTTATGTTGGCTTGGGGTGCTTATTCCTTGCAAGTATGTTT contains:
- the LOC115300195 gene encoding protein shisa-9-like, whose product is MIGYLTLGGVLVLAGGNRSGAASGEAGEGAGVSDAPPTRAPTPDFCRGYFDVMGQWDPPFNCSSGDFIFCCGTCGFRFCCTFKKRRLNQSTCTNYDTPLWLNTGKPPARKDDPLHDPTKDKTNLIVYIICGVVAVMVLVGIFTKLGLEKAHRPQREHMSRRLSPSSSLSTFPRAMALPPPPASPLGEVAREANFGSERGEGALGSAQVWI